A single genomic interval of Terriglobia bacterium harbors:
- a CDS encoding DUF2846 domain-containing protein has product MRKRAVLLTFFLVCSAAAGDVGTVTIFRLVDHHRGWKPIAFCDGQRIAAVQGGKYVKMNVAAGKHTFTSNNAKTGIDLEVKPGGDYFLRVVGTTGPFSENGTFELVDAVQARQQIDRLEPLKADQVAGVCRNPAGGQ; this is encoded by the coding sequence TTGAGAAAACGCGCTGTTCTTCTCACGTTTTTCCTGGTGTGTTCTGCTGCGGCGGGGGACGTCGGCACCGTCACGATCTTCCGATTGGTGGATCATCACCGGGGCTGGAAGCCGATCGCGTTCTGCGATGGGCAACGCATCGCAGCGGTGCAGGGCGGGAAGTACGTAAAAATGAACGTCGCCGCCGGCAAACACACGTTTACCTCGAATAACGCCAAGACCGGCATTGATCTGGAAGTGAAGCCTGGCGGGGACTACTTCCTTCGGGTCGTCGGCACGACAGGTCCGTTCAGTGAGAATGGAACGTTCGAGCTTGTCGATGCGGTGCAGGCGCGACAACAGATTGATCGCTTGGAACCACTCAAAGCCGACCAAGTCGCCGGCGTGTGTCGGAACCCAGCAGGCGGGCAATGA
- the mutL gene encoding DNA mismatch repair endonuclease MutL: MGRIHILPEHVANKIAAGEVVERPASVVKELLENALDAGARRIRVQVEGGGKKLIQVTDDGCGMVRDDALLAFERHATSKIRSADDLLTVATLGFRGEALPSIASVSRLRLETCAADSEPSPPYRSTSTALGAGSTGSDKGGATLVPSGTVVEIAGGKILRVEEAGLPAGTSITVRDLFFNVPARRKFLRSESTELAQIASLVTHYALAHPDKHFELHSSVNAMLIAAPVGSHQERIYQVFGRETLDQLLPLAAVLPLARVGLPQPPPWAKRDEDEPQEKFVPGELRLHGFVSKPEIQKLNRNSMFVFVNGRLIRDKVVQHALTESYRNILPPTVYPVVLLFLELPSTEVDVNVHPSKVEVRFRQGSVVHDFVRDSVRAALMKARPVPQFTREITAQPTASPGLTPGARFPESPHPVAPPRFASGQALPGATRVGHPGELGITQADADFALRAPTLPPVSQRLEFQGSIEVEGNAAVPVARFASQAVAPDGGCGRELADLPPSDAPPFESLKPLGQVRESFILAVNEEGLWIIDQHVAHERVLFEKVLRQRAAERVESQRLLMPLIVELSPQQQAIFAEICDELRHNGFDAEPFGSRTVAVKTAPAGVDAGDVERMLHELLTQFEREEQALNLEIARARIAASIACHAAIKINTPLTADKMEWLLRELAKTECPFSCPHGRPVVLRYSVRDIQKAFKRI; the protein is encoded by the coding sequence ATGGGCCGCATTCACATTCTCCCCGAGCACGTTGCCAACAAGATCGCCGCCGGCGAGGTGGTGGAGCGCCCGGCTTCGGTGGTGAAGGAACTGCTGGAAAACGCGCTGGACGCGGGGGCGCGGCGCATTCGGGTGCAGGTGGAAGGCGGCGGCAAGAAGCTGATCCAGGTCACCGATGACGGCTGCGGCATGGTGCGCGACGATGCCCTGCTGGCGTTTGAGCGGCACGCGACATCGAAGATCCGCAGTGCCGACGATTTACTGACGGTCGCGACCCTGGGGTTCCGCGGCGAGGCGCTGCCGTCGATTGCGTCGGTGTCGAGACTGAGGCTGGAGACGTGCGCGGCGGATTCAGAACCATCCCCACCCTATCGCTCCACCTCGACTGCGCTCGGGGCAGGCTCCACCGGGAGCGATAAGGGTGGGGCAACTCTCGTTCCGTCTGGCACGGTGGTCGAGATTGCGGGGGGAAAAATCCTGCGGGTGGAGGAAGCGGGGCTGCCGGCGGGGACCTCGATCACGGTGCGCGACCTGTTCTTCAATGTGCCGGCGCGGCGGAAATTTCTGCGCTCCGAATCGACCGAGCTGGCGCAGATCGCTTCCCTGGTGACGCACTACGCGCTGGCGCATCCGGACAAGCATTTCGAGCTGCATTCGTCGGTGAACGCGATGCTGATCGCGGCGCCGGTGGGGTCGCACCAGGAGCGCATTTACCAGGTGTTCGGGCGGGAGACGCTCGATCAGTTGCTGCCGTTGGCGGCGGTGCTGCCGCTGGCGCGCGTGGGTCTGCCGCAACCACCACCGTGGGCAAAGCGCGACGAAGACGAACCGCAGGAAAAGTTCGTGCCGGGCGAGTTGCGGCTCCACGGGTTCGTATCCAAGCCGGAAATTCAGAAGCTGAACCGGAATTCGATGTTCGTGTTCGTCAACGGGCGGCTGATCCGCGACAAGGTGGTGCAGCACGCCCTGACCGAGTCCTACCGCAACATCCTGCCGCCGACGGTGTACCCGGTCGTCCTGCTGTTCCTGGAGTTGCCGAGCACCGAGGTGGACGTGAACGTGCATCCATCGAAGGTGGAGGTGAGGTTTCGGCAGGGTTCGGTGGTGCACGACTTTGTGCGCGACTCGGTGAGAGCGGCGCTGATGAAGGCGCGCCCGGTGCCGCAGTTCACCCGAGAGATCACGGCGCAGCCGACGGCGTCGCCGGGTCTCACGCCCGGTGCGAGATTTCCCGAAAGCCCCCACCCTGTCGCGCCCCCTCGCTTCGCTTCTGGGCAGGCTCTCCCAGGCGCGACAAGGGTGGGCCACCCGGGTGAGCTCGGAATCACGCAGGCGGACGCGGATTTTGCGCTGCGCGCGCCGACACTGCCGCCGGTTTCGCAGCGGCTGGAATTTCAGGGCTCGATTGAGGTGGAGGGCAATGCGGCGGTCCCGGTCGCGCGTTTTGCATCGCAGGCGGTGGCGCCCGACGGCGGATGCGGGCGCGAACTTGCCGATCTGCCGCCCAGCGATGCGCCGCCGTTCGAATCGCTGAAACCGCTGGGGCAGGTGCGCGAGTCGTTCATCCTGGCGGTGAATGAAGAAGGGCTGTGGATCATCGATCAACACGTGGCGCACGAGCGCGTGCTGTTTGAGAAAGTACTGCGGCAGCGCGCGGCCGAGCGGGTGGAGTCGCAGCGGCTGCTGATGCCGCTGATCGTGGAGCTGTCGCCGCAGCAGCAGGCGATCTTTGCCGAAATCTGCGACGAGTTGCGGCACAACGGCTTCGACGCGGAGCCCTTCGGATCGCGCACGGTGGCGGTGAAGACCGCGCCCGCCGGCGTGGACGCCGGCGACGTGGAACGCATGCTGCACGAGTTGCTGACGCAGTTCGAGCGCGAAGAGCAGGCGCTCAACCTGGAGATCGCGCGGGCGCGCATCGCCGCTTCCATCGCTTGTCACGCGGCCATCAAGATCAACACGCCGCTGACCGCGGACAAGATGGAATGGCTGCTGCGCGAATTGGCCAAGACCGAGTGCCCGTTTTCATGTCCCCACGGGCGGCCGGTGGTGTTGCGGTATTCTGTTCGCGACATCCAGAAAGCGTTTAAGAGGATCTGA